The following DNA comes from Bryobacteraceae bacterium.
CCAGGACTTCCCCATGACACGCCGCGACCTTCTCAAAGCCGCCCCCATCGCCGCCGCCCTTCCGGCCTTCCCGTTCCAGGACGAGCGGAGCAAACTCAAGATCACCGACGTGCGCCTCGTCCGCACGCGCCAACGCAAGCCGCTGCCAAGCTACAAGCCCGCGCCCGGCGCGTGGTCCACGCAGGGAGTCGAGGTCGCCAACCCGGTCTCGATCTACCCCGAGTACAAGGCCACGCGATCCCTCTTCAATCCCGACCCCGGCGGCGTGTCGAGCTTCACCGTCGAGATCACGACCGACAAAGGGATTAAGGGCTACGGCAATGGCGGACCCGGCGGCGGCGACGTCGTCACCGGACACCTGAAGAAACTGCTCCTCGGCAAGGACCCTTTCGATATCGAACGCAACTGGGATCTTTGCTGGCGCTCCACGATGAGCTACGGCCGCATGGGCGTCACCATGAACGCCATCAGCGGGGTGGACATGGCGCTTTGGGACATCGTTGGCAAGGCGACGAACATGCCGGTGTACCAGTTGATCGGCGGCAAGGTGAAGGATCGCGTGCCTGCCTACTGCACCGGCAACGACATCGAGCAGCACGTCGACTTCGGATACAAGCGGCTCAAGCTCGCAATCCCGCATGGCCCCGCCAGCGGCCGCGACGGCATGAAGGAGAACGTGGAACTCGTGAAGCGGGCGCGCGGCGCGCTGGGCCCGGACGGCGACATTATGCTCGATTGCTGGATGTCTTGGACCGAATGGTACACAGTCGAGATGTGCCAGATGCTCGAGCCGTATCGGGTGTATTGGGTAGAGGAAGTACTCCAGCCGCACGACTACGCCGGCTTCGGCCGCCTGAACTCGACGATCAAGTCCACCCGCATCGCCACCGGCGAGCATGAATACGGCCGCTACGGATTCCGCTACCTGCTCGAAGCCCACGGTGCGTCGATCTGGCAGCCCGACATCCAATGGTGCGGCGGGCTTACCGAGTTGATCAAGATCGCCGCCATGGCGTCGGCCTACGACATCCCGGTGATCCCGCACGGCGGCGGCCTCAATGGCGCCATTCATTTCACCATCTCGCACGTCAACGCTCCGTGGGCGGAGCTCTTCCTGCCGCCTCCTGGGGGACCGAAGGAAGCCTACCAGATCCACGAAGACCAATACCAGATTTCGCGAGGACCGGAAGGAATCTACACCAAGCCGCACGACCGTCCCGGTTGGGGGTGGGACATCGAAGTCGTATAAAGGATCTAATGCGATCCATTTCGATTCTGCTGCTCGCGGCCGGCCTCCCGGCCGCCGCCGAACCCGACTGGTCAAAGCTCGACGCGGAGACGCTGCGGCACTTCCAGGCGCTTGTTCAGATCGACACCCAGGATCCGCCCGGCTTTGAAGCGCCCGCCGTCGACTACCTGAAGAAGGCGCTCGAAGCCGAGGGCATCCCGGTGAAGGTGTTTGCCAAGGAGCCGAAGCGCCCGAACCTCGTCGCGCGCCTCAAGGGTAACGGCTCGAAGAAGCCGCTGCTCATCATGGGGCACACCGACGTCGTCAACGTCGACCCGACGAAGTGGCCGACCTTCGGCCCGTTCTCGGCCGCGCGCGAAGGCGGCTATGTCTATGGCCGCGGCACCATCGACGACAAGGACAATCTCACAGCGTCGCTGATGACCATCCTCGCGTTGAAGCGCTCCGGCGTACCGCTGGCCCGCGACGTCATCTTCCTCGCCGAATCGGGCGAGGAGGGGAACACGGCCGTCGGTATCGCCTACATGGTGCAGAATCATTGGTCCGAAATCGAGGCGGAGTATTGCCTCGCCGAGGGCGGATCCGTGGTCCAGCGCGACGGCAAGATCGTCAGCATGAATGTCGCTACGACGGAGAAGGTGCCCTCGCGCGCCAACCTCGTCGTGAAGGGCACTGCCGGACACGGATCGGTACCGCTCGCCGACAACGCCATCGCGAGGCTTTCCCTGGCCGTGGCCAACGCCGCCGCATGGCAGACGCCGATGAAGCTCAACGACACCACCCGCGCCTACTTCGAACGCCTTGCCGCGATCAGTTCTCCGGAAGCCGCCGCCCGCTACAACGGGCTGCTGCACCCGGATCGCTCCGCCGCCGCGCAGGAGTACCTGCGCCGCCACGAGCCTGCGCACTATTCGATGCTGCGCACTTCGATTTCGCCGACGATCATCAAGGCCGGCTACCGGGTGAACGTGATCCCGGCGCAGGCCGAAGCCACGCTCGACATCCGCGCCGTTCCGGACGAAAATCTCGACGAATTCTTCGCCGCGTTGAAGACGGCTATCGGCGTCGAGGGCGTGGACATTGTCCGCGCCTCCCGCGACCGCGATCCGCTCCCGCCTTCGCGCATCGACAACGAAGCTTTCAAAGTGCTGGAGTCACTGCAGAAGCGCATTTATCCGGGTGC
Coding sequences within:
- a CDS encoding enolase C-terminal domain-like protein — its product is MTRRDLLKAAPIAAALPAFPFQDERSKLKITDVRLVRTRQRKPLPSYKPAPGAWSTQGVEVANPVSIYPEYKATRSLFNPDPGGVSSFTVEITTDKGIKGYGNGGPGGGDVVTGHLKKLLLGKDPFDIERNWDLCWRSTMSYGRMGVTMNAISGVDMALWDIVGKATNMPVYQLIGGKVKDRVPAYCTGNDIEQHVDFGYKRLKLAIPHGPASGRDGMKENVELVKRARGALGPDGDIMLDCWMSWTEWYTVEMCQMLEPYRVYWVEEVLQPHDYAGFGRLNSTIKSTRIATGEHEYGRYGFRYLLEAHGASIWQPDIQWCGGLTELIKIAAMASAYDIPVIPHGGGLNGAIHFTISHVNAPWAELFLPPPGGPKEAYQIHEDQYQISRGPEGIYTKPHDRPGWGWDIEVV
- a CDS encoding M20/M25/M40 family metallo-hydrolase; protein product: MRSISILLLAAGLPAAAEPDWSKLDAETLRHFQALVQIDTQDPPGFEAPAVDYLKKALEAEGIPVKVFAKEPKRPNLVARLKGNGSKKPLLIMGHTDVVNVDPTKWPTFGPFSAAREGGYVYGRGTIDDKDNLTASLMTILALKRSGVPLARDVIFLAESGEEGNTAVGIAYMVQNHWSEIEAEYCLAEGGSVVQRDGKIVSMNVATTEKVPSRANLVVKGTAGHGSVPLADNAIARLSLAVANAAAWQTPMKLNDTTRAYFERLAAISSPEAAARYNGLLHPDRSAAAQEYLRRHEPAHYSMLRTSISPTIIKAGYRVNVIPAQAEATLDIRAVPDENLDEFFAALKTAIGVEGVDIVRASRDRDPLPPSRIDNEAFKVLESLQKRIYPGAATLPSMLTGATDMAFLRRRGVQCYGIGPLIDAADAQKGFGAHSDQERILEKELYRFTRFHYEAAAELARAR